The nucleotide sequence CAAGTTGCTAATCAGAATGGTGCTTTAGAAACTTTTCATCCGTTGTATGATCCATCAGGTAATGAAATTCAAGGGATGATTAGAATTAGTCAAAGTTTAAAATTCATGAATCAATTCCAACAACAAGTGCTTAAAGTAGCAATAATAAGTATAGTAGTCATTTTAATTTTAGTATTTTTATTTTCTAGCTTCTTTAGTAAGAAAATAACTGCTCCAATAATATCGGCTATGGAATTCATTACAGAGATTGCTAATGGAAATTTAAATGTAGAAAAACTTCAAGTAAAGACTAATGATGAAGTAGGTAATTTAATTGATTCACTTAATAAAATGCATCAGAAATTAAAAGAGATGATTGGTAGTTTAGTAGATACGACAGAAAATTTATCAGCACATAGTGAAGAACTTTCGGCTTCTGCCCAAGAAGGTAATGCTGTAATTGGGACCAGTATGCAGAATATCGAAGAGATGACTGCTAGTATTCAGCAAATTTCAGCTAGTAGTCAACAAGTGACTGGGATTGCACAGGAGGCTAATTCAAAAACTCAAGTTGGTAATGAAAAGGTTGCTAAAGCAGAAATGGGTATGAAACAAATTAATCAGAAGATAAAAACTACTGTAAGTACTATCAGTAGTCTAGATGATAAATCACAGGAGATAGGACAAATTGTAGAGTTAATAAATGATATAGCTGATCAAACTAATTTATTAGCTTTAAATGCAGCTATTGAAGCTGCTAGAGCTGGAGAACATGGACAAGGTTTTGCTGTAGTAGCAGAAGAAATTAGAGAGTTAGCTGAAGAAACCGCAAAAGCTACTAATGAGATTGCTAATTTAGTTAAAGAGACTCAGGAGAAATCAAGTAGTGGTTTAAAGGCAATTAAGCAAGTCGAAAATGAATCTAAAAAAGGTGAGGAAATTGCAATAGAAACAGGACAAATATTTACGAAAATAAAAAGTTCAATTGAAGACACTTCAGCGCATATTCAGCAGACTGCAGCATCTACTCAAGATTTAGCTAAAAATAGTGATGAAGTCATGGAAGCTTCAGAAGATATAGAGAATGTGGCTCAGGAAGTAGCAAATGCTTCTCAAGAGTTATCTGGAATGGCTCAAGAATTACAGAATTTAGTTGAAGAATTCAAACTGTAACTTACATTTCCTGGAAAATATTTTAAATCACATGATGATTTATTAATATTTTAAAGAAAGAGTTAGCAAGATATCTTGCTAACTCTTTTTAAATGTGCAAATAGATTCATATTAATTATTCAATCTCAAGGAATATATCTAACTTATTATCTTCAAGTTGTTGGGCTGTATTCCAACCTTGAATTCGGTACCTACCTGTTTCTATTTGTTGATTATTATTATTTTGTTGGTCCCAGATAGCCCGGTATACTACTGCTTCCTCAGGTTCTAAGGTAATTCTCTTAGTAACTTGAGCAAAAGAACGGTCTTGTGACCAAGTCCAGATTCTTCGTCCAGATTTTCTAGCGATGAATTCAAACCTTTGTCCTGAATTATAATTTAGGGCAATTGATGACCGACTAATATTAACCTTTACTAAGTTAAGCCTAATATTTTCACCTTGTTCATAACTTTCTTCATCTGTAAAGAGTATGATTAATAGGCCGTTTACTATTTCATAATCAAAGTTTTGTGTTGGTAAAACAGTTACATCTTCTTCAATAATATCCTCTCGGTCTTCAATAATTTCTTCCATATCTTCGTGATCTTCTACTGGAATAATTATTACTTGACCTACTTCTAAAACATTAATATTTTGTAGTTGGTTAGCCTCAACAATTTCTGCCACAGTAGTATTAAAACGACGAGCAATCTTATAGAGAGTGTCACCACGTTTAACTACATATTCCATTTTACAACCTCCTTCGCTTAATTATTTAAAACCTTCTTACTTTTATTCTATTCTAGACATTATTTTTAAGTGAAGGATTTCATTGAGATATTAGCCTTAATTTACTAAAAAAATCAAAAATAAATTTACAAAAAGTGAGATTTGTCACACCATGTCGAAAAATGATATGTTATCATGAGTATCGTGATGATCGTCACAAGGGATTTAAAATATTTTTTTGTAGAGGATAGTTCACATCTTCACAATACAATTATATAATTGAGAGGAGAGATATGGATGTTTACAAAAACTACTAATAAAGTTGCTATGGCAGCTAAAAAGAAAGTAGACTTTATGAATAATCAATTAATGAAATATTTTATTTTATCAGCTTTTGCTGGTGCTTTTGTAGGATTGGGAATTATGCTTATCTTTTCTGTGGGAGCGCCGTTAGTAGCTATTAATTCACCTTTTGTAAAACTAATCATGGGAAGCTCTTTTGGAGTTGCTTTAACCTTAGTCATCTTTGCTGGTTCCGAGCTATTTACTGGAAATAATTTAGTGATGACAATCGGCTGGTTATCTGGAGAGGTTAAATTTAAAGATGTATTAAAGTTATGGTTTTGGTGTTATTTAGGTAATTTAGCTGGCTCCATTGTAATTGCTTTATTAATTTTTAAGACTGGTTTAATAGCAGAAGGAACTGCTACAGGTGCTTTTATTGTAAAAGCTTCAGCTAGTAAGATGAATGCTCCTATTTATGAATTATTTTTTAGAGGGATTTTGTGTAATATGCTAGTTTGCTTAGCAGTTTGGATGAGTATTAAAGTTAAAAATGAGGTTTCAAAGCTGATCTTAATTTTTTGGTGTTTGCTAGCATTTATTGGTAGTGGATTTGAGCATAGTATTGCCAATATGAGTTTGTTGGCTATGGGCTTATTAACTCCACATTCTGAAGCAATTACTGTTATGGGATATATTAGAAATTTAATACCTGTTACTTTAGGTAATATGATTGGTGGAGGTTTACTAATTGGTGCTTTATATTGGTATGTGTCTAACAATCCTTTAAGTGCTAGTCAAAAGGCTAATCGAAATATTAAGAAAGCCGCTTAATATATAGAAAGGATAGGTGGAGAATATGTCATACAAATTAACTAAAGAAGAATTTAATAATCAATTACAGCAACTGACTGATGAATATAAAATTTATGCACCAACAATAAAAGAGGGAGAAGACACTTTTTCAGATACAGACTTACTAGTTTATGATGAGATTAAAGTTTTAAGTGATATTGAATTTAATAGTAAAACAAAGTTTTCTCCTAAAGAAATTGTTTTTCCTATTACTCAAACATTATTCTACTTTACTGAAGACGAATATAAAGAACCTAAAATAGATGATAAAGATATTCTTATTTTCTTAAGACCATGTGAAGTAAATAGTTTTGAACGTTTAGATAAGATATTCTTAGATAATGGTTCTGAAGAAGATATTTATTATAAGAGATTGAGAGAGAAAGTTAAATTTGTAGTTATGGAATGTACTGAAGGATTTGATTCTTGTTTCTGTGTAACAATGGATACGAATGAAACTGATAATTATTCTTTATTTTTACGAAAAGAAGCTGATCATATTTTATGTGAAGTTAAAGATGATGCATTAAATAACATCTTTATGGAGCAAGAGAGAGTAGGCTTTACTCCACAATTTATTCAAAAGAATAAACAAGAAGTTAAAATGCCTAAATTAGAAAAAATTAATCAAGATATTTTTACGTCGGAGATTTGGAAAGAATATAGTGGTAGATGTATAGCTTGTGGTCGTTGCAATACTGTCTGTCCAACTTGTAGTTGCTGGACGATGCAAGATATTATTTATCGTGATAATGAAAATGCCGGAGAGAGAAGAAGAGTATGGGTAGGATGCCATATTGATGGTTATACTGAAATGGCTGGAGGACATCGTTTTAGAGAAGAATACGGTGATCGAATGAGATTTAAGACACTTCACAAAATTTATGACTTTCGTAAACGATTTGGAATTAATATGTGTGTAGGATGTGGACGTTGTGAAGAGGTTTGTCCAAAATATATTTCATTTCTAGAAGCAATTAAGAAGTTAAATCAAGCTATTGAGGAGGGAGTTTAAATGAGTAATAATCCTTATTTACCTGAACATGCAGAGGTTATAGATATCATTCAAGAAACAGATGTTGAATATACTTTTCGGTTAGACACAGAATTAGAACCTACTTTTGGACAATTCTTAGAAGTTTCTATTCCTGGTTATGGAGAAGCTCCAATTTCTGTTAGTGATTTTGGAGATGGGTGGTTAGATTTAACTATTAGACGAGTTGGAAAATTAACTGATAAAATTCATGAATTAAAGATTGGAGACCATCTTGGAATCCGAGGGCCTTATGGAAATGGTTTTCCTATAGATAAGTTTAAAAATAAAGATTTAGTAATTGCTGCAGGTGGAACGGGGTTAGCTCCAGTACGAAGTATGATTAATTATTTTTATAATAACTTAGATGATTTAAAACAATTTAACTTATTAACAGGATTTAAGAATTCTGAAAGTATTCTATTTAAAAGAGATATCGATAACTGGAAAGAATCTATTGATTTATTAATTACAGTTGATGAAGGCACTGAGAAATGGGAAGGGAATACAGGTTTAATTACAGAATATGTACCTCAAATTGAAATATCAGCAGTTTCAGATATGGAGGTAGTAGTGGTTGGTCCACCAATAATGATGAAGTATACAGTAAAGGAATTTAAAAAACTTGGTATTCCAGAAGAGCAAATTTGGGTTTCTTATGAAAGAAAGATGCATTGTGGATTAGGAAAATGTGGTCATTGTAAGATAGATGACACTTATATTTGTTTAGAAGGACCGGTATTTAACTATAGTGAAGCAAAAGAATTAATAGACTAAGGAGGGAAAGATTATGTCGCTAAATGTTAAAGAATTTAAAAAGAATGCATATAGGATTACTAAACAACGAGGAATTACAGCATTAAGAGTTAGAGTTCCTGGTGGTCATTTAGAAGCTAAATATCTTTCTATTCTTCAAAAGGTTGCTGAGGAATATGGAAATGGAGATATTCATATTACAACTCGACAAGGATTTGAGATTTTAGGGATTCCTATGGATAAAGTTCAAGAAGTTAATAAGGAAATTGCTCCAATTTTAGAAGGAATGGAAGAAGCTATTGGAGTTGAAATTGGTAACCCTGAGGATGGATATCCTGCTGCTGGTACACGTAATGTGTCGGCTTGTATAGGAAATAGAGTCTGTCGAATTGCTAATTATGATACTACTAGATTAGCTCAGCGAATTGAACGAAATATATTTCCTAATGATTATCATGTGAAAATTGCTTTAACCGGGTGTCCAAATGATTGTATTAAGGCTCATATGCAGGACTTTGGAATTGTAGGTATGGCTAAACCAGAGTATGATGCTTATCGTTGTATCAGTTGTGGAGCTTGTGTGGATAAGTGTCAAAAAACTGCAACCGGTGCTTTGCATTTTGAAAATTATAAAGTAATTAGAGATGAGACGAAGTGTATTGGATGTGGAGGATGTATTAATGATTGTCCTACTAACGCTTGGAAACGAGATACAAGTAAAAATTATTATAAATTATTAATTATGG is from Selenihalanaerobacter shriftii and encodes:
- a CDS encoding methyl-accepting chemotaxis protein, translated to MLKNMNLRKKLLSVLILISVIPVLIVSVILYGQAKEGMDDTVEMNMDQAIKTVDYYFKDKKERALSLAKKYAKDDMLVFEFKNKNRDVLNARIKPIFKSLKEEGITVFEFEDQDGIVFTRGHNVDKYGDDKSDNQAIKTALQGKAVSGFALGKSGLAVRGFAPIKNREDQVIGAFQIGFNLNDDMLKDISDLISGNIAFYKKDKLIQTSREEEQDKVGTNLEDSSIFKQIKNGNERVQVANQNGALETFHPLYDPSGNEIQGMIRISQSLKFMNQFQQQVLKVAIISIVVILILVFLFSSFFSKKITAPIISAMEFITEIANGNLNVEKLQVKTNDEVGNLIDSLNKMHQKLKEMIGSLVDTTENLSAHSEELSASAQEGNAVIGTSMQNIEEMTASIQQISASSQQVTGIAQEANSKTQVGNEKVAKAEMGMKQINQKIKTTVSTISSLDDKSQEIGQIVELINDIADQTNLLALNAAIEAARAGEHGQGFAVVAEEIRELAEETAKATNEIANLVKETQEKSSSGLKAIKQVENESKKGEEIAIETGQIFTKIKSSIEDTSAHIQQTAASTQDLAKNSDEVMEASEDIENVAQEVANASQELSGMAQELQNLVEEFKL
- the asrB gene encoding anaerobic sulfite reductase subunit AsrB, whose translation is MSNNPYLPEHAEVIDIIQETDVEYTFRLDTELEPTFGQFLEVSIPGYGEAPISVSDFGDGWLDLTIRRVGKLTDKIHELKIGDHLGIRGPYGNGFPIDKFKNKDLVIAAGGTGLAPVRSMINYFYNNLDDLKQFNLLTGFKNSESILFKRDIDNWKESIDLLITVDEGTEKWEGNTGLITEYVPQIEISAVSDMEVVVVGPPIMMKYTVKEFKKLGIPEEQIWVSYERKMHCGLGKCGHCKIDDTYICLEGPVFNYSEAKELID
- the asrC gene encoding sulfite reductase subunit C; this encodes MSLNVKEFKKNAYRITKQRGITALRVRVPGGHLEAKYLSILQKVAEEYGNGDIHITTRQGFEILGIPMDKVQEVNKEIAPILEGMEEAIGVEIGNPEDGYPAAGTRNVSACIGNRVCRIANYDTTRLAQRIERNIFPNDYHVKIALTGCPNDCIKAHMQDFGIVGMAKPEYDAYRCISCGACVDKCQKTATGALHFENYKVIRDETKCIGCGGCINDCPTNAWKRDTSKNYYKLLIMGRTGKRNPRLAKPFLEWVTEDAIIDVINNTYNYIDRYIDRSLSKEHVGYIVDRTGFNVFKEEVLEGVDLNPECKVAQYIDFGGYKTNRNVHFNQVGE
- the asrA gene encoding anaerobic sulfite reductase subunit AsrA codes for the protein MSYKLTKEEFNNQLQQLTDEYKIYAPTIKEGEDTFSDTDLLVYDEIKVLSDIEFNSKTKFSPKEIVFPITQTLFYFTEDEYKEPKIDDKDILIFLRPCEVNSFERLDKIFLDNGSEEDIYYKRLREKVKFVVMECTEGFDSCFCVTMDTNETDNYSLFLRKEADHILCEVKDDALNNIFMEQERVGFTPQFIQKNKQEVKMPKLEKINQDIFTSEIWKEYSGRCIACGRCNTVCPTCSCWTMQDIIYRDNENAGERRRVWVGCHIDGYTEMAGGHRFREEYGDRMRFKTLHKIYDFRKRFGINMCVGCGRCEEVCPKYISFLEAIKKLNQAIEEGV
- a CDS encoding BsuPI-related putative proteinase inhibitor, with product MEYVVKRGDTLYKIARRFNTTVAEIVEANQLQNINVLEVGQVIIIPVEDHEDMEEIIEDREDIIEEDVTVLPTQNFDYEIVNGLLIILFTDEESYEQGENIRLNLVKVNISRSSIALNYNSGQRFEFIARKSGRRIWTWSQDRSFAQVTKRITLEPEEAVVYRAIWDQQNNNNQQIETGRYRIQGWNTAQQLEDNKLDIFLEIE
- a CDS encoding formate/nitrite transporter family protein, with the translated sequence MFTKTTNKVAMAAKKKVDFMNNQLMKYFILSAFAGAFVGLGIMLIFSVGAPLVAINSPFVKLIMGSSFGVALTLVIFAGSELFTGNNLVMTIGWLSGEVKFKDVLKLWFWCYLGNLAGSIVIALLIFKTGLIAEGTATGAFIVKASASKMNAPIYELFFRGILCNMLVCLAVWMSIKVKNEVSKLILIFWCLLAFIGSGFEHSIANMSLLAMGLLTPHSEAITVMGYIRNLIPVTLGNMIGGGLLIGALYWYVSNNPLSASQKANRNIKKAA